The region AAGATGATTACTGACGGGGCGCCGTTCTTCAGCATATCGCGGGTAGAGTTGAAGAGCTTGGCAACGTTCTTCTCAGCCTCACCCAGCCACTTTGACATAATCGAGGCGGCATCAACAGTCAAGAAGTAGCCGTCTATTTTCGCCGCGGTCGCAGCAGCCAGCATAGTCTTGCCGCAGCCAGGAGGACCATACATGAGTATCCCGCGCGGCCACCCTAGGGGGAAAAGATCAGGCCGCTCAATAGGGAAGATTATAGATTCGTTGAGTGCCTTCTTCGCATCATCTAGACCGATGACCTCCTCCCACTTTACGTCAGGCTTCTCCTGAACAATAAGATCCTCGTAAGTCGCTTTAAGGGACTGAACAACTTGAGGAGTGTTGCCGTTACCACCGACGTTAGCACTCTCAGAAGGTGTCATTGCGGTGAAGGCTGGACCGGACTCGGTGTCGCGCGACTCTTGAATGCTGTATCCGTGAGCTGATGTCAAGGCCTTGATGCGCTCCTGATAAGCGGATGCTCGCTCAAGGTAAAGCTTGTTCAGATTATAGTCAGGGTAAAGTTGAGCCAGCTTGATGAGTGTGGAGATCGCGCGTTGATACATTTGGATCGCCATGCCTCGCGAGCCCTGTGAATCGAAGCGAATTGCTTCAGCGGCGTATTTTCCTGCGGCGTCCTCCAACTCTTTAGCTGCTGACAATTAACCGCCTACTCCTCCGTGCTTCCCAGTTTAACCTTACCTTCGGAAACCAGTTTAATCACTGTTTTCTCAACTTCATCAGCTGGAAGTTTCAAAGTGGCGGCTGCATCCAAGATGTTCAAGTGACCGCTCCGTCTATCAATGTAGTTAAATATCTTATCCTCCGCCGCAGCATTCCCCTTAGGTTTACCGAGAATCACCGGTTTGAAACCCGGCTCGCTTGAATCATCATCAGTGGCCAGCAACGCGATCCGCTCAACCTTCTCGAACATTGAGTCACCGCTCGCCGAGGCGATTGACTGCGGAATATCGTCCTTTAGCTCCATAGTCTTCTCCTCGCTGAAGAGCTTGGCCTTTTCAAAGAGATCCCGCTCGCTCTCGTTCTTGATGTCTAGCGAAATCGATGGGGAGAGGTTACCTAAGCCAGCCAACGTCTCTGAAAGCGATTTGTTAACTTCATCAGTCGCATTTTCAAGCGCAGGCACTACACCCGAAATAGATTTGCTGATGCTCTTTATGATTTTGAACGACTCATTCACGTTAACAAAGACGTCACCAACATCCCGTATGCTCTGAATCCTCACAATAATCTGGGTTAAGGCCAGCTCGCTGACCTTCACCACCCGCAGCACCTTCTTTATCTCTGAGAGCTCAACTGCAAAAACTGTCGCACGACTATCATCTCGCTCCTCAATCGACTGGACAACCTGTTCAAACAGAGCCTGACGCCGGTTCTCCAGCCTAACGCGAAGCAGAGCTATCTCCCGTTTATGAGCCTCAATCTTGTTTGTAGCAGAGGCTAGCTTCTGCTTTAGATCATCCTCGCCACCAAAAAGACGTTGCGCGAGCCTCAAAACAATATCACCAGATTACTAGCTAGGAATCTCCATCCTCCAAGGGAGACCATGTCCTAGCTACGCTAACCGCCAATTAATGTAAACCACCGGAAAGTCTTAGTGTAAAATAGGGGAAGACAGTTGTGTCGATCCGGCAGGGACCCATTTGTTTGGGCCCCGACTCCGGATTAAACGCAACTGTCGCGCTACCTTCGTCTGATGGGTTTAGCTGAAGCTTGCGGTACTTGTGAAAGATGAGTCAGAGGTAGCGGGAAGATCTGGGAACTTCTCCTTCATTCTCTGCTCGGCAACAGCTGATGCCTCGGCCATGATCTTCTCAGCCTCTTCGTTAGCGGCCTCGAAGTTCAGGGTAGATCCACCGAGCTGCCCAGCATCTACGAGGATGCTGCCTAGCAGTCCACCGATCTCTCCTATCTCGTTCTCAGCTTCGGGTAAGACGCTTGTGAGCCCGGCCTTTACGCTCCTAATGACGGACATTGCAGGTGTTAGGGTGACCACAATGTCTCCTAGTTCCTGAACGGTGTTGAGTCTCATGCTGATCTGTTCAAGCGCTAGTTTCGCAGAGGTTACCATCTTGTTCATCTTTCTGAGCTCAGCGAGTTCGTTCGCAAAGACAGATGCGTGCGCTACATCGTGTTTTTGGATGGATGCTACAACCTTAGCGAAGATAGCCTGATCTCTATCCTTTAGCTTCGCAGATGCGGAGTCGAGTTTCGAGATTTGTACTTGGATTTGTCGCATTGCTTGTTCGAGACGAGGCTTCAGAGGTCCAGCTGACCTGACCGCGCCGCGAACTTTTTCACCTAGTGTTGCTTGATTCGGCTTAACCCAATTTTTACTGAAGCTAGACGTAGTTTTACACCTGTTTCTAAAGGGGAGGACTTTTGTCGATAAGAAGGGAAGTATAACAAGTTCAACCAAAAAGGAAAAAACGATGCACCCTTTCAACAGCACACACAGCATATACGTTCAAAAAAAGCTTACAAAGCCAGTTCACAGAGATTCTTAAAAACAACCTGAATCGAATAGGCGAGATGATGAAGATAATCCGCCTCAAAATACTGAGCCCAATACTAGTACTATTAATCGCAATGCCGCTGCTAAGCGTCCCCCACATCGCTGCATCAGACTGCGATAAAACATCCACAGGCAACACTCCGCTAACGGAGATGGGTAACAACCTATACCAAGGAAAGAAGGGAGGGTTATACCCCGATGGAAACACTCTTCCAGCAAATGTACAGCAAATAGATTTGGCGATTGCGAATGAGATTCAACCGTTGAACAAAGAAGGCAAGCCTGACTCTGAAAACGGAAAAATTGTATTCCTATCTATTGGAAACATGATCACCTCAATGGAGTTCCAAGTCTTCAAAAGGGTAGCAGATCCAGACCCGTTAAAGAACCCCAAGGTAACAGTCATCAACGGGGCCATGGAGGGAGTGGCTGCGTCAGGAATAGCTACCAGAGAAACAGATCTTTACTGGAAAGGCATCCGAGGCATCCTTAACGGCAGCGACTTAACTCCTCAACAGGTTCAGGTGGTTTGGCTTAAAGACAACAACCAAGCCCAACGATTCTTCCCTGGCGACGCCGAGAACCTTGAACAAGATTTGAAGATAGGAGTGCAAAACCTGAAGCAGGAGTATGTTAACCTCAAAATTGTCTACCTGTCAAGCAGCAGCTATGACGGCTACGACGTAACTAGAGATATTCCCGAACCCTACGCATACGAAACGGGTTTCGGAGTAAAGTGGTTGATCGAATCTCAGCTTAACGGTGATCCAGAGTTGAACTACGACCCCTCAAAGGGCCCCGTAAAGGCGCCACTGCTTAGATGGGGACCATACCTCTGGGCGGACGGAACAAACCAGCGTAAAGTAGACAACCTCAGCTGGCAATGCTCAGACTTCGATGACACAGGAACCAATCCCTCCGACACAGGTCAAGCAAAAGTATCTAAGCTACTTCTCAACTTCCTCCAAAGAGACCCTGTCGCCCGCACATGGTATCTCTCAGATAAGGCGCAGAGCAGCACAGTAGAACAGCTAGTATTCACGCAACCCTTCCCAATCGAGCTAATAGCTGTCCCAGCAGTCGCAATCATCGTTGTAGCAGCACTACTGGTAAGATTCATAAGAAAAAGGGGCGAAACGGACGAGGAACCCCGGCGGCCCGATGACTCAGAGTAGGCAAACTAACTAGCCGGTTACCGGATGATTAACTGCAAGAAAACAGCATGTCTGTAAAGCAAATATAATCTGAAAGATTGAAGGAATAATTAGTATTACATGCTGTTCATCTACTACTGCGCTGGAGAGTGGTAATCGGATTGCGGTCTGGATTTGTGTTGATATCTGATGTTCACTCGAACTTGGAGGCGTTAGAGGCTGTTTCGAGAGATATGCCGCGGCTTCCGATTTACTGTATCGGTGACATTGTCGGTTACGGTGCTTCTCCCGTGGAGGTTGTTCAGCGGATTAAGATGCAGGATGCCTCCGCGGTTATGGGGAATCATGACTATGCTACCTGCACCGGTGACACCAAGTGGTTCAACCCCGAGGCGGCGACTGCTGTCGAGTGGACTAGGCAACATATTGGCTCTGCAGAAATGAAGTATTTGCAAAGCTTGCCGTTGAGAAGAGTAGTCGAAGTTGACGGGGTAAGACTGCTCTTAGTGCACGGTAGCCCAACTGACCCGATCTTTGAATATGTTACCCCCTCAACTCACGAGCATCTCTTCAACGCATATCTCACCCATTATGAAGCACATGTCATCGCAATGGGCCATACACATGTCCCATTCATCTGGCAGGGTAGAAACGGATACCTTGTGAATCCCGGCTCAGTAGGCCAGCCTAGAACAGGAAATCCTGAGGCCAGCTACCTGATAATGTGGGTCGAAGACCAACAGGTCAACTTTGAGCATCGAACCGTTCCTTACGACATTAAGACAGCAGCTGAAAAAATCCAGCAAGCAGGATTACCGGTCTTTCTTGCTGAGCGACTGTCAAGAGGCATTTAATCAACGCGCTAACTTCTGTTCGTTACGTCTGTTACACACAAGGAACTAAAAACCTCAATGGTTTCTCACAGAAATAAGGGCGACCAACTCCACTAGGATGGGAGGATCGCGGGCTGATTACGCCCGCCTCCCAATCCTAGAGCGAATGAAAGAAACATATGTTTGCATAATTCGATATTTATCTACATATCTCGCAACAAAACTAGAATTATATTCTACTAAACTTAATTAAATACGCAGCTCATCTCTAATCCAAGATGAGCAGCCGAGTAACGACCTCGATTGCAGTTTCGATCATAGCAATAATAATCGCAGCAGCAGCGATCGGACTCGCCCTTACTAGAGCGGGACCTCAAGGTTCAGTAGGCCCGCCGGGACAAGCTGGGCCATCCGGACCAGCTGGACCTGCAGGACAACAGGGCCCGCAAGGACCAAAGGGCGAGCAAGGACAACAAGGGCCACCTGGGCCACAAGGACCTCCGGGACTACAGGGCCCGCCGGGACAAGCAGCTGGCGGAGGAGTTGGTAATCTCACCACGGCGGCGGTAACCCAGATAGCTAACCAGACCGTTATGAAGGCGCTATCTAAGCAGCTTGCGTTTCCGATTACTGCCACGATTGAGCCTAGAAGGGGCTGTCCAGCGTGTCACACCTTGATTAACTCTACGAGTGGACAGTACACACTGGCTTACGAGGCGATCCAAGCAGCTAAAGCTATGAATAAGACGCATCCAGCCTTCAAACCTACTGACAACCCGAATGTTACAGAGTGCTTCCCCTGCCATGCTCCTGCCCCGTCCAACGGTACGCGTGCAGGTAGAGGAACAGTGGCTCCCCTGACGCTTAGAGACATTGTGCATCCAGCCCACATGGGCAGCCAAGTCTTCAAGGTGCATTATGGGGGGAACTGCTTCACCTGTCACGACGTTGACGGTGAAGGCAACTTCCTGATACTCAGCCAGAAGGTAGACACCAACAACAAAGGAGTACCCAACCCGGACAAGATACCCATACCCGGAGCAATACCAGCACCATAAACAGAACAGACAGGTCTAATGCTGACTGATTTATGGTGCACCCAAACTTTAGGTATGGGCCACCTTTTTCTTTTCTTTACACTCTTCCTGATGATTAGTCGCTTTGTTTGGTTAATCTTACAGCCTCGGCTATCAACCGGTTCTGTAGATCAAGAGCCTCTCGACCCTCGGGGTACTTCTCAAGGGCGATTACTTTGGAGACAAGCCTCACTACGTGGCGAAGAAGTATGTTGGAGCCTCTCAGGGCTTCAGCCTGATATGCCTTGTGGGCTTTGTTGACGTAGATGACGGCGCCTTCTGCAAAGGCTTCTCGTTCATCAGCTTCATCCTCATAAGGCACGACTCTGAAACCGACCTTCTTCAACGTGAAGGTTCGCCTAACTCTAACTTTTCCAAGACTTCGGCTCTGGATAGTGATGGGTTCCGTGGGTTGACCATCTATTTGGGAGATTTGTGTATTGATCTGAGTATTAGATTCAAGTTGTGTCGGTGTCTCGTCGCTGATTGAGGTTGGAGAAGGCATACTTGGCTCAATTCTCTGGTTTACGTTCTCAGCAGAAGGAGGCTCGTTAACAGCAGTTCCAGTGTTACCTGCGGTTTGCTCCTGTGGTTGCGGCTGTGGCTGAGCTGTGACGGATTCCTGTTCTTCTCCGCCTACTGCTCCTCTATCTGTTTGCGTTTGCTCAGTGTATGATGATGTGCTGTACACCGGGGTTCCGCCAGCTGCCTCCCAAGGTTCCAGAACTTCGTCGCTGGGGTGTAGCACGATGTGGACTGCGTTGGCTAGGAGAGAGTCAACCTTCCGGTAGACTCGTGTCTCCTCGGTGGTTATTACGGCTTCGATGAGTCCTTTTGCCTTCGGCAGAACCTCGTCTCGCATCAGGGTTTTTACCTTTGACTGGAACTGTTCGTAAGCATTATTCTCGATTATAGACGCTTTGTCAGCGAAGCGGGTCGTGAGGTTGTCGCACCTGAGCCAGCCGGTGATGCGCTCCACGTCGAAGCCGAAGCTCCTCCGTTCCACCATGTGGCTGCCTACGATAACTGCCAGTCCACGCTCTTCCTCCGGTAGGGGTCTTTTAGCTACAACTACCTCACCGGTGATATCTGGAAGATTCACAGGGATGACAAGCCCCTCGGTTTGAGGGGGCTCCATACGCTCAGCGCCTTCAAAGCTCCAAGCATGGAACTCAGCTGCCTCCTTCAGAAAGACCTCAAAGAATGGATATCTCAGTATCGCAAGTCGTCGTATCTCACGGCGCATCTTCAAAGGATCGACCTGTATACTCGGCTCCATTAACTTGATCTCTGTTCCATCTCTACCCAGAGGCGGATAGTCGAGGCTCTTGAGCTCCGCTTCACCGCCAGCGAGCTGTTCAAACACCTTTTCGTCAACCAAGACAGCCTTGACATGATCCTGCTTTCTAGTCCTCACAACCATCTTTCCAAAGGCTGTTAGGAAGCCGAGACGACCTGTTCCGTACCTGCCGCTTCTAGGTCGACCGAACTTCGGGGAAAGACGCTCCTCAGCCTTGTGCGGTGAGCCTACTAGGAGGAAACTCTCGAAGTCCCCGGCGCTCATCCCCACATCATCTTCAACCACGACAGAGCCGTCTCTCAGCAGAGTAATCACTACTTTTGTCGCGTCCTCATCAAAGCTGTTCTCAATGAGCTCGGCTACTACTCCATACGGTGAGGTCCAGGTTTTGGACGCGAATTCCTTGAAGAACGATGGATGAACACGTAATGATGAGACCATGCCAATGGCCCCTCCACACCCAGCTTAATATTATTCGTACCAAAAAAAGATGTCTTTTAGTCAGCGTACATTCACCAAGTCTATACAGATCGGCTGACAAACACCTTAACCTGCAGCAGCTTGCTTGAGCTGCTCAGCCTAGGAATTAGCAGCGGTGCCTGTTTTTAGCGGATATATTTTTATCTGCATAAAATACACGTGAAGAAGATGTCTCAATACTCTATGAGTCGCCACTCATGTTGCATGACCAAGGAGCAAGCAGGAGAGTCACTAATATGACTAAGAGTGAAACTGAAGAATCGTTGAACCCGGAATTTCAGCCGAAGGATGTTGAAGCAGCTACACGGAAGCACTGGGAGGAAATCGATGTTAAGAAGATGGTGGTAGCTAAAAATGCAGGTAAGCCGCCGATAGGTTACGTGGAAGGACCTCCGACGATGAACGGAGAGCCTCATATCGGGCACATTCGTGGACGCATCATGAAAGACATCTGGTACCGCTTCAGCGTGTTGAAAGGTTTGAACGTGGTGTTCCGCGCAGGCTGGGACACTCAGGGGCTGCCTGTTGAGCTCCAAGCGGAGAAAGAGCTTGGGTTGACTGGAAGCAAGGCGGAGAATCTTGAGATCGTCGGTGAGGAGAAGATAGTCGAGGCCTGCAAGGGGCTCATTGGGAAATACAACGCATCGTGGAGAGAATCTGATAGGCTTCTCGGCATGTCAATGGATTACGAGAAGGCATATTGGACATACAGAGACGAGTATATTGAGCGTGAATGGAAGTATCTTGAGCAAGCTTGGAAGAAGGGCCTGATGGGTGAAGGTTTCCGAGTGGTGCCGTACTGCCCGAGCTGCCAGTGCTCGCTCAGCCATGCAGAGGTTGGGCAGGGATACGAAACTGTATCCGACCCCTCACTCTACTACAAAGTCAAGGTGTCAGGTGAAGAGAACAGGTATCTTGTTCTTTGGACTACGATGCCGTTCACCGTCGTAACCGATGAGATGGTGGGTGTCAAACCTGGTGAAGAGTACGTCGAGGCGCAGGTCGGCTCTGAGAAATGGGTGGTAGCGGCCACTAGACTTGAAGGTTTGATGAAGGAGCTCGGAATCGATGATTACCGGGTTGTCAACCGGTTTCAAAGCGAAGAACTGGCGGGTTTAAGATACGATTACCCTCTTTCGAAGCAGGTTCCAGCTCAAGCAGAGCTGCATCGAAACGAAAAGGTGCATACTGTTGTCGCAGAGGAGTTTGTTGACGTTACAACCGGTTCCGGACTGGTTCACCTCTCTCCCGCGAACGGTGAAGAGGACTTTGAAATTGCTAAGCGGCGACATGTACCTGTTTTCAACCCGATTAACGATCAGGTGCAGTTCACAGCTGAGGCAGGTGTATTTCAGGGGCTGTTCGTCCGCGACTCTGATGAGAGAGTTGCTGAGCATCTCGAATCTGTGGGAAGCCTCATCAAGCTAGGCAAAATCAGGCATGAATATCCTACTTGCTGGCGGTCGCATCACAAGCTGGTCTGGACGGCTCGCCGCGAATACTTCTACTGGGTAGAGAAGCTCGGAGATCTCGCCGTTGAAGCAGCTAAGCAGGTAGAATACTTCTTTGAACCACCTAAGAACCGATTTATCGAGATCATCAAGGAAAAGGTTCCGTGGTGTATCTCACGGGAGCGAGTATGGGGCGCGCCGCTACCTGTATGGGTCTGCCCTAAATGCGGAGAGAAAACAGGTTTCTTCAGCCGAAACGACATCGTGAAAAACGCAGTGGATCTGCCGGATGGCCCCAACTTCGAGCTGCATCGACCCTGGATTGACCGAGTGAAGACGAGATGCCCGAAGTGTGGTGGAGCAGCTGTAAGAGAACCGTTTGTACTCGACACATGGCATAACAGCGGAGCCGCACCTTACGCTTCGTTCACGGATAAAGAGCATCGAGAGCTTGTGCCTGTAGCGTTTCTAACCGAAGGAATAGACCAGACAAGAGGCTGGGCCTACACACTGCTGATAGAAAACGTGATACTCACTGGAAGAGCAGAAGCGCCTTACCGCGCATTCCTGTTCCAAGGTCTTCTCCTAGACGAGAAGGGGAACAAGATGAGCAAAAGCCTTGGGAACATGATTGAAGGAATAGCGGTTATGAATGCAAACCCGGTTGACATCATCCGCTACTACATGACTTGGAAGGCAAGCCCGATTGACAACCTAGACTTCAGCTTAACAGAGATGAACAGCCGACCTTACCAAGTGCTGAGCACCTTGCATCACCTCCACATATACTTCCAGCAGAACAGCAAATACGATAACTTCGACCTCGATCAACACACAGTTCAATGGGCTGTTGAGCAGGCTCTCCTCGGCCCCCAAGAGAAGTGGCTCCTATCCCGCCTCCAAAGAACCATAGACGTAGTTACAAGAGCAAATGAGACCTGCCGCTTCAACGAATCTGCACACGCCATCGAGAAGCTCCTCATAGACGATCTAAGCCAAACCTACATTCCGATCACAAGACGGGAAATATGGGATGATCGACCTGAAACCCGGAGCCGTAGACTAGCCATCTACGCTATACTCGCCTACACCTTGAAGAGTATAGATATACTTCTTCACCCCGTGTCACCCTACGTCACCGACCACCTATTCAGACAGGTCTTCGCGCGAGAAGAAAACCCGTCATCAATTCTCCTTGAATCTTGGCCAGCAGTCAACAACGATCTACTCGACACCAAGCTCGAAGAGGATATGGAGCACCTGTTGAAGGCGGTCTCAGCGGTAAACTCAGCCCGCATGAAGGCTAAAGTAAAACGGCGATGGCCGCTCAGCGAAGCAGTCATCATCTTTGACGAAGCCTACAGGTTGAAACCATATGTGGATTTAATCAAGGAGCAGGCTAACATCAAGAACGCCTCTTTAGCCACAGAGCTGAATGGAACTCCTGTCAGCCTAAAAATTAAGCCGCGTTACGATCTCCTCGGAGCCCGAATGAAGGATAAGACGCCGGCCGTAGCTAAGCAGCTCACCCAAATCGACGCCCTGAAAGCCTATAGTACGTTGAAGGAAAAAGGCGAGATATACGTCACAGTTGACGGTAAGAAGATATCGATCTCCCGAGACGAACTTGTAGTCGAATACGTCTCAACCAGCGATGCCTACGTAGTCTCTGAGAGAGAAGGCATAGTAGCAGCCCTAAAGATTGAGCGTGACCCAGAACTCATATCCGAAGGAAACACACGGGATCTGGCGAGAAGACTTCAAGCGCTGAGGAAAGAAAGAGGCTATAACCCGACCGAAATTCTAAACGCAGCCTACATCGCAGGCCTCGACACCGAGTGGCGTGAAAGCATCCAGCCTCGCCTAAAGGAGCTAGCATACCTAGTTAGAGTGAAGCAGGTCAATCTATTGGATGAAGAAGCCACAGGTATCAAGTGGGTTGACGCTGATATCGACGGAAAAACAATCAAGGTCTCAGTCGAGTAAAACCAGCCAACTAGCAGCACCGTCTACCTGAGATATCGATCGATGAGATGAGCCGCTGATTGGTCTGAAAGCCACCTCACCTGCCCGAGAGACCGCGGCTTCAATCCTTTGAAAACTGCTACAACATCCCTAGCAACATCCTCCGCATGCTGCCCGGTTGTATCAAACTCAGCAACCCTGTTAGTGCCGAACTGCTTCAACGCATCCCCTAGACAGATATCCAGAATCTCAGACGCAATGTTTTCCTTAACCTTCGCCTCCGAATAGCCTCGCCCAACATATCTTTTCTCAAGCTCCTCAGGGGAACAGCGCAGCACAGCTACGAAGTCGGCCTCACCGCGCTTCAGGATGTATGGCAAAAGATGACCTGACAGCACGATACCTCCACCTTCTATTCTCTTCAGAATGTTTCGCCTAAGCTGCTTCGGATCAACCTCAAAATCCTCTTCGCGACTATCCAGAATTGAACCTGTTTCAAAGGCGACCCTGTTCAGCTCAAGAAACCGGTAGCCCAAGAGCTGAGCCACAATCCTTCCTGTTGACTTCTTTCCGGTACCAGGAGTCCCAGTGATCCCAATTATTGGAAGACGCTCAGACTTCATTCAGCCAAGACCTACCTCTTCATCCTACTTCGGTTGAGATGACGGCCGTTCGCCGCCGGTCTCTTCCAAAGGTTTAACTTGAAGCAAGCGACCTTCGCTCCGAATAATCCTGACTTTACTCTTAGGATGTATAGGCGCATCAGTTCTAGCCCTCCAATACTCATTCTGATAAAGCACGTAGCCATCAGCACCAGGAAAAAGCCCGTCTATAGCTTCAGCGACGCCTCCAACCACATCGGCCGAAACTGACCCCCCTCGCCTCAACCTAAATGCACGATAAGCAAGGAGAATAATCACTAAAAGAATAGCTAAGAGAGCCAACAAGGCGGAGAATACTTCTGGAAGTATCTGAAACACGGTGCGAAAATACGCGTAAGCATTCTTAAGGATTCCTTAACATCAACTCAATGTGAAATCAACTCTAACATCTTGCTTAGCAGAAATATGACAACCAAGCTAGCTTTTTAAGGCGCTAGGCCGTTATTTTTTACTGAGGCCACGGATATGGCGACTAGAAATACGTATATAATCGCAGTGATACTTGCGATTATAGTAATAGTGGCGATATCGGCCTTCGTACTAAGCAGCACCACAACACCCACAACACCTACTACAACCACAACA is a window of Nitrososphaerota archaeon DNA encoding:
- a CDS encoding AAA family ATPase encodes the protein MSAAKELEDAAGKYAAEAIRFDSQGSRGMAIQMYQRAISTLIKLAQLYPDYNLNKLYLERASAYQERIKALTSAHGYSIQESRDTESGPAFTAMTPSESANVGGNGNTPQVVQSLKATYEDLIVQEKPDVKWEEVIGLDDAKKALNESIIFPIERPDLFPLGWPRGILMYGPPGCGKTMLAAATAAKIDGYFLTVDAASIMSKWLGEAEKNVAKLFNSTRDMLKNGAPSVIIFIDELDSLLGSRSQEVGGEVRVRNQFLKEMDGISDKGKNLHLYVIGATNKPWALDSPFLRRFQKRIYVPLPDKDSRIYMLRQYTAPLRMDPNVKLEDLADITEGYTGSDVKDICQAVQIRVVSELFESGVAKDKTSQPRAITLDDFKEVLKRRRPSVSGDMLRAYTSWADNFKAL
- a CDS encoding Snf7 family protein, giving the protein MVELVILPFLSTKVLPFRNRCKTTSSFSKNWVKPNQATLGEKVRGAVRSAGPLKPRLEQAMRQIQVQISKLDSASAKLKDRDQAIFAKVVASIQKHDVAHASVFANELAELRKMNKMVTSAKLALEQISMRLNTVQELGDIVVTLTPAMSVIRSVKAGLTSVLPEAENEIGEIGGLLGSILVDAGQLGGSTLNFEAANEEAEKIMAEASAVAEQRMKEKFPDLPATSDSSFTSTASFS
- a CDS encoding ATP-binding protein, which gives rise to MVSSLRVHPSFFKEFASKTWTSPYGVVAELIENSFDEDATKVVITLLRDGSVVVEDDVGMSAGDFESFLLVGSPHKAEERLSPKFGRPRSGRYGTGRLGFLTAFGKMVVRTRKQDHVKAVLVDEKVFEQLAGGEAELKSLDYPPLGRDGTEIKLMEPSIQVDPLKMRREIRRLAILRYPFFEVFLKEAAEFHAWSFEGAERMEPPQTEGLVIPVNLPDITGEVVVAKRPLPEEERGLAVIVGSHMVERRSFGFDVERITGWLRCDNLTTRFADKASIIENNAYEQFQSKVKTLMRDEVLPKAKGLIEAVITTEETRVYRKVDSLLANAVHIVLHPSDEVLEPWEAAGGTPVYSTSSYTEQTQTDRGAVGGEEQESVTAQPQPQPQEQTAGNTGTAVNEPPSAENVNQRIEPSMPSPTSISDETPTQLESNTQINTQISQIDGQPTEPITIQSRSLGKVRVRRTFTLKKVGFRVVPYEDEADEREAFAEGAVIYVNKAHKAYQAEALRGSNILLRHVVRLVSKVIALEKYPEGREALDLQNRLIAEAVRLTKQSD
- a CDS encoding collagen-like protein gives rise to the protein MSSRVTTSIAVSIIAIIIAAAAIGLALTRAGPQGSVGPPGQAGPSGPAGPAGQQGPQGPKGEQGQQGPPGPQGPPGLQGPPGQAAGGGVGNLTTAAVTQIANQTVMKALSKQLAFPITATIEPRRGCPACHTLINSTSGQYTLAYEAIQAAKAMNKTHPAFKPTDNPNVTECFPCHAPAPSNGTRAGRGTVAPLTLRDIVHPAHMGSQVFKVHYGGNCFTCHDVDGEGNFLILSQKVDTNNKGVPNPDKIPIPGAIPAP
- the ileS gene encoding isoleucine--tRNA ligase is translated as MTKSETEESLNPEFQPKDVEAATRKHWEEIDVKKMVVAKNAGKPPIGYVEGPPTMNGEPHIGHIRGRIMKDIWYRFSVLKGLNVVFRAGWDTQGLPVELQAEKELGLTGSKAENLEIVGEEKIVEACKGLIGKYNASWRESDRLLGMSMDYEKAYWTYRDEYIEREWKYLEQAWKKGLMGEGFRVVPYCPSCQCSLSHAEVGQGYETVSDPSLYYKVKVSGEENRYLVLWTTMPFTVVTDEMVGVKPGEEYVEAQVGSEKWVVAATRLEGLMKELGIDDYRVVNRFQSEELAGLRYDYPLSKQVPAQAELHRNEKVHTVVAEEFVDVTTGSGLVHLSPANGEEDFEIAKRRHVPVFNPINDQVQFTAEAGVFQGLFVRDSDERVAEHLESVGSLIKLGKIRHEYPTCWRSHHKLVWTARREYFYWVEKLGDLAVEAAKQVEYFFEPPKNRFIEIIKEKVPWCISRERVWGAPLPVWVCPKCGEKTGFFSRNDIVKNAVDLPDGPNFELHRPWIDRVKTRCPKCGGAAVREPFVLDTWHNSGAAPYASFTDKEHRELVPVAFLTEGIDQTRGWAYTLLIENVILTGRAEAPYRAFLFQGLLLDEKGNKMSKSLGNMIEGIAVMNANPVDIIRYYMTWKASPIDNLDFSLTEMNSRPYQVLSTLHHLHIYFQQNSKYDNFDLDQHTVQWAVEQALLGPQEKWLLSRLQRTIDVVTRANETCRFNESAHAIEKLLIDDLSQTYIPITRREIWDDRPETRSRRLAIYAILAYTLKSIDILLHPVSPYVTDHLFRQVFAREENPSSILLESWPAVNNDLLDTKLEEDMEHLLKAVSAVNSARMKAKVKRRWPLSEAVIIFDEAYRLKPYVDLIKEQANIKNASLATELNGTPVSLKIKPRYDLLGARMKDKTPAVAKQLTQIDALKAYSTLKEKGEIYVTVDGKKISISRDELVVEYVSTSDAYVVSEREGIVAALKIERDPELISEGNTRDLARRLQALRKERGYNPTEILNAAYIAGLDTEWRESIQPRLKELAYLVRVKQVNLLDEEATGIKWVDADIDGKTIKVSVE
- a CDS encoding adenylate kinase family protein, whose protein sequence is MKSERLPIIGITGTPGTGKKSTGRIVAQLLGYRFLELNRVAFETGSILDSREEDFEVDPKQLRRNILKRIEGGGIVLSGHLLPYILKRGEADFVAVLRCSPEELEKRYVGRGYSEAKVKENIASEILDICLGDALKQFGTNRVAEFDTTGQHAEDVARDVVAVFKGLKPRSLGQVRWLSDQSAAHLIDRYLR
- a CDS encoding metallophosphatase family protein, encoding MISDVHSNLEALEAVSRDMPRLPIYCIGDIVGYGASPVEVVQRIKMQDASAVMGNHDYATCTGDTKWFNPEAATAVEWTRQHIGSAEMKYLQSLPLRRVVEVDGVRLLLVHGSPTDPIFEYVTPSTHEHLFNAYLTHYEAHVIAMGHTHVPFIWQGRNGYLVNPGSVGQPRTGNPEASYLIMWVEDQQVNFEHRTVPYDIKTAAEKIQQAGLPVFLAERLSRGI